One Mycolicibacterium fortuitum subsp. fortuitum genomic window carries:
- a CDS encoding bifunctional MaoC family dehydratase N-terminal/OB-fold nucleic acid binding domain-containing protein, protein MSDLQAGIDEIVATGRSKPTLSRDPVNQPMIHHWVDAIGDKNPIYVDEEAAKAAGHPGIVAPPAMIQVWTMMGLGRTRSDDDPLARIMKLFDDAGYVGVVATNCDQTYHRYLRPGERVSISAEVTDVVGPKQTALGEGYFVNQKIRWHVGDEEVADMDWRIMKFLPANKQGVEAAESGSIPADLDPDKLMRPSSSRDTQFFWDGVNAHELRIQKRPDGSLQHPPVPAVWADKDAPADYVVASGKGTVFSYVVHHAPKVPGRSLPFVIALVELEEGVRMLGELRGVEHDDVKIGMPVQATFIDFPDSEVSPAWTLYAWEAAK, encoded by the coding sequence ATGAGCGATCTGCAGGCGGGCATCGACGAGATCGTCGCCACCGGGCGCAGCAAGCCGACCTTGAGCCGGGACCCGGTGAATCAGCCCATGATTCACCACTGGGTCGACGCGATCGGCGACAAGAACCCGATCTACGTGGACGAGGAAGCCGCCAAGGCCGCCGGACATCCGGGCATCGTGGCCCCGCCGGCGATGATTCAGGTCTGGACCATGATGGGCCTGGGCCGCACGCGGTCGGACGACGACCCGTTGGCCCGGATCATGAAATTGTTCGACGACGCCGGTTACGTCGGCGTGGTCGCCACCAACTGCGATCAGACCTACCACCGCTATCTGCGGCCAGGCGAGCGGGTCAGCATCAGCGCCGAGGTCACCGACGTGGTGGGCCCGAAGCAGACGGCGCTGGGCGAGGGCTACTTCGTCAACCAGAAGATCCGGTGGCATGTCGGTGACGAGGAAGTCGCCGACATGGACTGGCGGATCATGAAGTTCCTGCCGGCCAACAAGCAGGGCGTCGAAGCTGCCGAAAGCGGTTCGATCCCAGCCGATCTGGACCCGGACAAGCTGATGCGCCCGTCGTCGTCGCGCGACACCCAGTTCTTCTGGGACGGCGTCAACGCCCACGAACTGCGGATCCAGAAGCGGCCGGACGGCTCGCTGCAGCACCCGCCGGTGCCCGCGGTGTGGGCCGACAAAGATGCGCCGGCCGACTACGTCGTGGCCTCCGGCAAGGGCACGGTGTTCAGCTACGTCGTGCACCACGCACCGAAGGTGCCGGGCCGCAGCCTGCCGTTCGTCATCGCGCTCGTCGAACTCGAAGAGGGCGTGCGGATGCTCGGTGAGCTGCGCGGCGTCGAACACGACGACGTGAAGATCGGCATGCCGGTCCAGGCAACGTTCATCGACTTCCCCGACAGTGAGGTCAGTCCGGCGTGGACTCTGTACGCATGGGAGGCGGCGAAGTGA
- the fadE29 gene encoding acyl-CoA dehydrogenase FadE29, with product MYIDLTPEQRALQSELREYFSTLITPEEAAAMESDRHNEAYRAVIKRMGSDGKLGVGWPKEYGGLGFGPVEQQIFINEANRADIPLPMVTLQTVGPTLQALGTEEQKKKFLPGILAGEVHFAIGYSEPDAGTDLASLRTTAVRHGDEYIVNGQKMWTTGAHDADYIWLACRTDPTAAKHKGISILIVDTKDPGYSWTPIILSDGAHHTNATYYNDVRVPADMLVGEENGGWKLITTQLNHERVGLGPAGRIAGIYDQVHTWASKPGSDGVTPIELDAVKRLLGQIKSIWRINELLNWQVAASGETIAVADAAATKVFSTERLQEVGRLAEEIVGGYGNPADPETAELLVWLDKMTKRNLVITFGGGVNEVMREMIAASGLRVPRVTR from the coding sequence ATGTACATCGATCTGACTCCGGAGCAGCGCGCGCTGCAATCCGAACTGCGCGAATACTTCTCGACTCTCATCACGCCCGAAGAGGCTGCGGCGATGGAGTCCGACCGGCACAACGAGGCCTACCGTGCGGTGATCAAGCGCATGGGCAGTGACGGCAAGCTCGGCGTCGGCTGGCCCAAGGAATACGGCGGCCTGGGCTTCGGTCCGGTCGAGCAGCAGATCTTCATCAACGAGGCCAACCGGGCCGACATCCCGCTGCCGATGGTCACGCTGCAGACGGTGGGCCCCACCCTGCAGGCGCTGGGCACCGAGGAACAGAAGAAGAAGTTCCTGCCCGGGATCCTCGCCGGCGAAGTGCATTTCGCCATCGGCTACTCCGAGCCCGATGCCGGTACGGACCTGGCGTCGCTGCGTACCACTGCGGTGCGTCATGGTGACGAATACATCGTCAACGGCCAGAAGATGTGGACCACCGGCGCGCATGACGCCGACTACATCTGGCTGGCCTGCCGTACCGATCCGACCGCGGCCAAGCACAAGGGCATCTCGATCCTGATCGTCGACACCAAGGATCCCGGCTACTCCTGGACCCCGATCATCCTGTCGGACGGGGCGCACCACACCAACGCCACGTACTACAACGATGTTCGGGTGCCCGCCGACATGCTCGTCGGCGAGGAGAACGGCGGCTGGAAGCTCATCACCACCCAGCTCAACCACGAGCGGGTCGGCCTCGGGCCGGCCGGCCGGATCGCCGGCATCTACGACCAGGTGCACACCTGGGCCTCGAAGCCCGGTTCGGACGGCGTCACCCCGATCGAGCTGGATGCCGTGAAACGCCTTCTCGGACAGATCAAGTCGATCTGGCGGATCAACGAGCTGCTCAACTGGCAGGTCGCGGCCTCCGGTGAGACCATCGCGGTGGCCGATGCGGCCGCCACCAAGGTGTTCTCCACCGAACGGCTGCAGGAAGTCGGCCGGCTGGCCGAAGAGATCGTCGGTGGTTACGGCAATCCGGCCGACCCGGAAACGGCCGAACTGCTGGTGTGGCTGGACAAGATGACCAAGCGCAACCTCGTGATCACCTTCGGCGGCGGCGTCAACGAGGTCATGCGCGAGATGATCGCGGCGTCGGGCCTGCGGGTGCCGAGGGTGACCCGATGA
- a CDS encoding acyl-CoA dehydrogenase family protein, translated as MDFTPNPEQQAVADVVTSVLERDNTWDALVSGGVAALGVPERLGGDGLGLPELSTALTEIGRHGTTGPALATVGLGLVPLLDLASDAQHDRYLADVATGALLSAALNEPGHSLPERPAVNFADGKLNGTKIGVPYAETAKWLVVTTDNGVVVVSPTADGVTVTKTPTANGSDEYAVTFADVAVDAADVLDGATAHRVNQLALAVTGAFAAGLVAGALRLTADYVATREQFGRPLSTFQTVAAQLSEVYIASRTISLVSTSCLWRLSEGLDADEDLAILGYWFTSQAAPAMRLCHHLHGGMGMDITYPMDRYYSSIKDLTRLLGGQAHRLDLVGA; from the coding sequence GTGGATTTCACACCGAACCCGGAACAGCAGGCCGTCGCCGATGTGGTGACCTCTGTTCTGGAGCGCGACAACACTTGGGATGCACTGGTTTCCGGTGGGGTCGCGGCGCTGGGAGTGCCGGAACGCCTCGGCGGTGACGGTCTGGGTCTGCCCGAACTTTCCACCGCCTTGACCGAGATCGGACGCCACGGCACCACCGGCCCGGCGCTGGCCACCGTCGGCCTCGGCCTGGTGCCGCTTCTCGACCTGGCCTCCGACGCGCAGCACGACCGGTACCTTGCCGATGTCGCCACGGGCGCCTTGCTGTCGGCCGCGCTGAACGAGCCGGGGCACTCGCTGCCGGAGCGGCCCGCGGTGAACTTCGCCGACGGCAAGCTCAACGGCACCAAAATCGGTGTGCCCTACGCAGAGACGGCGAAGTGGCTGGTGGTCACCACGGACAACGGCGTGGTGGTGGTCTCGCCCACGGCCGACGGTGTGACGGTCACCAAGACCCCGACCGCCAACGGCTCGGATGAGTACGCGGTCACGTTCGCCGACGTCGCGGTCGACGCCGCCGACGTGCTCGACGGCGCGACCGCGCATCGGGTCAACCAGCTGGCGCTGGCCGTCACCGGGGCGTTCGCGGCCGGGCTGGTCGCCGGCGCTCTCCGCTTGACGGCCGACTACGTGGCAACGCGTGAGCAGTTCGGCCGTCCGCTGTCGACGTTCCAGACCGTGGCCGCACAGCTGTCCGAGGTCTACATCGCCTCGCGGACAATCTCTTTGGTTTCCACCTCGTGTCTGTGGCGGTTGTCGGAGGGCCTGGATGCCGATGAAGACCTCGCGATCCTCGGCTACTGGTTCACCTCGCAGGCTGCGCCGGCCATGCGGCTGTGCCATCACCTGCACGGCGGTATGGGTATGGACATCACCTACCCGATGGACCGCTACTACTCGTCGATCAAGGATCTGACCCGACTGCTGGGCGGGCAAGCGCATCGCCTCGATTTGGTGGGAGCGTAA
- a CDS encoding cytochrome P450, translating into MGCPNIPKDFDFLDSELNLKGLPVKELAELRKAEPVRWVDVPGGTGGFGDKGYWLVTRHEDVKDVSLRSDVFSSSMNGAIPVWPQEMTREAVDLQRAVLLNMDAPHHTRLRKIISRGFTPRALSRLEDELNSRAQQIAKNAAASTTGDFVEQVSCELPLQAIAELLGVPQDDRDKLFRWSNEMTAGDDPEYADVDPAMSSFELISYAMKMAEERGKNPTDDIVTKLIQADIDGEKLSDDEFGFFVIMLAVAGNETSRNSITHGMIAFSQHPEQWELFKKERPKTAVDEIIRWATPVSAFQRTASEDTEISGVKIKAGERVVMSYRSANFDETVFEDPFTFNILRDPNPHVGFGGTGAHYCIGANLARLTINLIFNAVADHMPDLKPVGEPERLKSGWLNGIKHWPVDYTGKCPVSH; encoded by the coding sequence ATGGGCTGCCCCAACATCCCCAAGGATTTCGACTTCCTCGATTCCGAGCTGAACCTCAAGGGCCTGCCGGTCAAGGAACTCGCCGAGCTCCGTAAGGCCGAGCCGGTTCGCTGGGTCGACGTGCCGGGCGGCACCGGTGGCTTCGGCGACAAGGGCTACTGGCTGGTCACCCGCCACGAGGACGTCAAGGACGTCTCACTGCGCAGCGACGTGTTCTCCAGCTCGATGAACGGCGCGATCCCGGTCTGGCCGCAGGAGATGACCCGCGAGGCCGTCGACTTGCAGCGCGCCGTTCTGCTCAACATGGACGCACCGCACCACACCCGCCTGCGCAAGATCATCTCCCGCGGTTTCACCCCGCGCGCCCTGTCGCGGCTCGAGGACGAGTTGAACTCGCGCGCACAGCAGATCGCCAAGAACGCCGCGGCCTCGACCACCGGCGACTTCGTCGAGCAGGTCTCCTGCGAGCTGCCGCTGCAGGCCATCGCCGAACTGCTCGGCGTGCCCCAGGACGATCGCGACAAGCTGTTCCGCTGGTCCAACGAGATGACCGCCGGTGACGATCCCGAGTACGCCGACGTGGACCCGGCCATGTCCTCGTTCGAGCTCATCTCCTACGCCATGAAGATGGCCGAAGAGCGCGGCAAGAACCCGACCGACGACATCGTCACCAAGCTGATCCAGGCCGACATCGACGGCGAGAAGCTCAGCGACGACGAGTTCGGCTTCTTCGTGATCATGCTGGCCGTGGCCGGTAACGAGACCAGCCGTAACTCGATCACCCACGGCATGATCGCGTTCTCGCAGCATCCCGAGCAGTGGGAGCTGTTCAAGAAGGAGCGGCCCAAGACCGCGGTCGACGAGATCATCCGCTGGGCCACCCCCGTGTCGGCCTTCCAGCGCACCGCCAGCGAGGACACCGAGATCTCCGGTGTCAAGATCAAGGCCGGAGAGCGTGTGGTGATGTCCTACCGCTCGGCCAACTTCGACGAGACGGTGTTCGAAGACCCGTTCACGTTCAACATCCTTCGGGATCCCAACCCGCACGTCGGCTTCGGCGGCACGGGGGCGCACTACTGCATCGGCGCCAACCTGGCCCGCCTGACGATCAACCTGATCTTCAACGCCGTGGCCGATCACATGCCCGACCTCAAGCCCGTCGGAGAACCCGAGCGGCTGAAGTCCGGATGGCTCAATGGTATTAAGCATTGGCCGGTCGACTACACCGGTAAGTGCCCGGTCAGCCACTGA
- a CDS encoding steroid 3-ketoacyl-CoA thiolase: MGNPVIVEATRSPIGKRNGWLSGLHATELLGAVQKALIEKAGIDPGSVEQVIGGCVTQYGEQANNVTRQSWLVAGLPEHVGATSVDCQCGSAQQANHLVAGLIATGAIDIGIACGIEAMSRVGLGANGGGARAASWDIDLPNQFEAAERIAKRRGITRADVDALGLASQLKAKQAWAEGRFDREISPIEAPVIDENKQPTAEWNTVSRDQGLRDTTAEGLAGLKPVMEGGIHTAGTSSQISDGAAAVLWMDEDKAKALGLKPRARIISQANVGAETYYHLDGPVQSTAKVLEKAGMKIGDIDLVEINEAFASVVLSWAQVHGADMDKVNVNGGAIALGHPVGSTGARLITTALHELERTDKSTALITMCAGGALSTGTIIERI; this comes from the coding sequence ATGGGTAACCCTGTCATCGTCGAAGCCACCCGCAGCCCCATCGGCAAGCGCAACGGCTGGTTGTCCGGCCTCCACGCCACCGAGCTCCTCGGAGCGGTCCAGAAGGCCCTCATCGAGAAGGCCGGAATCGATCCCGGCAGCGTCGAGCAGGTCATCGGTGGCTGCGTCACGCAGTACGGCGAGCAGGCCAACAACGTCACCCGGCAGTCCTGGTTGGTCGCCGGTCTGCCCGAGCACGTCGGCGCCACCAGCGTCGACTGCCAGTGCGGTAGCGCGCAGCAGGCCAACCACCTGGTCGCGGGCCTGATCGCCACCGGCGCCATCGACATCGGCATCGCCTGCGGCATCGAGGCGATGAGCCGGGTCGGTCTCGGCGCCAACGGAGGCGGCGCCCGCGCCGCCTCCTGGGACATCGACCTGCCCAACCAGTTCGAGGCCGCCGAGCGGATCGCCAAGCGCCGCGGCATCACCCGCGCCGATGTGGACGCGCTGGGCCTGGCGTCGCAGCTCAAGGCCAAGCAGGCCTGGGCCGAAGGGCGCTTCGACCGGGAGATCTCGCCGATCGAGGCACCGGTCATCGACGAGAACAAGCAGCCGACCGCGGAATGGAACACCGTCAGCCGCGACCAGGGCCTGCGCGACACCACCGCCGAGGGCCTGGCCGGGCTGAAGCCGGTGATGGAGGGCGGCATCCACACCGCGGGCACGTCGTCGCAGATCTCCGACGGTGCCGCCGCGGTGCTGTGGATGGACGAAGACAAGGCCAAGGCCCTGGGCCTGAAGCCACGCGCCCGCATCATCAGCCAGGCAAACGTCGGCGCCGAGACCTACTACCACCTCGACGGCCCGGTGCAGTCCACCGCCAAGGTGCTCGAGAAAGCCGGGATGAAGATCGGCGACATCGACCTGGTCGAGATCAACGAGGCCTTCGCGTCCGTGGTCCTGTCCTGGGCGCAGGTGCACGGCGCCGACATGGACAAGGTCAACGTCAACGGCGGCGCCATCGCGCTGGGTCACCCGGTCGGTTCGACCGGAGCCCGGTTGATCACCACTGCGCTGCACGAGCTGGAGCGCACCGACAAGAGCACGGCGCTGATCACCATGTGCGCCGGCGGCGCACTGTCCACCGGCACCATCATCGAGCGGATCTGA
- a CDS encoding nitroreductase family deazaflavin-dependent oxidoreductase, with amino-acid sequence MANTPRPLSPKQVERLNAKSTGTAIKWMSRAQTWIFKKTGGRIGDKFLRGAEVGILTTIGRKSGEERDSPLLFLQEGKRIVLVASQGGRATNPMWYLNLVANPRVKFQTKRETLELVARDATDAERDVYWPKLDAMYADFANYRSYTDRKIPIVICDPA; translated from the coding sequence ATGGCCAACACCCCTCGCCCACTGAGCCCCAAACAGGTCGAACGGCTCAACGCGAAATCGACCGGCACCGCCATCAAGTGGATGTCGCGTGCCCAGACCTGGATCTTCAAGAAGACCGGTGGGCGGATCGGTGACAAATTCCTGCGTGGAGCCGAGGTGGGCATCTTGACCACCATCGGACGCAAGTCAGGCGAGGAGCGGGACAGCCCGCTGTTGTTCCTCCAGGAGGGCAAGCGCATCGTGCTGGTCGCGTCGCAGGGCGGCCGGGCCACCAATCCGATGTGGTATCTGAACCTGGTCGCCAATCCCCGGGTGAAGTTCCAGACGAAGCGCGAGACGTTGGAGCTCGTCGCACGCGACGCGACCGACGCCGAGCGCGACGTGTACTGGCCCAAGCTCGACGCCATGTATGCCGATTTCGCCAACTACCGCTCCTACACGGACCGCAAGATCCCGATCGTGATCTGCGACCCGGCCTGA
- a CDS encoding histidine phosphatase family protein — protein MQRPTRRRAAGAAATTLTACSLFAAATLPAAAMTVTFIRHAESQGNASGYIDTSTPGPHLTNDQVNQNGGPNGQQQAIDWANTQCPTAECTKYDALYASTMIRTQETAAPFAAKRGLPVTVLGTFDPDNPQRNSGVQEISAGIFEGLPESEGIGRIGYILAPLAWTMGLQFVPIPGGENGLEFNERVTNALEDVESDTTDTNGDGEIDAAVFSHGATIMMWTMMNVDNPNLLLIVQHPLNNTDTVVVEKNDDGSWTLKEWAGQEVGPANYPTQMFVNVRDLIVAPQKAIYNMRIPVLSLDAQGIVTTGAQGIQDVAEAGVKFVKDSVTDTVNAITGIPGSLGQSTSQVSKLSTPKAVTETAAPSIEATTADTKAAVETVSENAQSVLEKTTEPIKAKIASARTANGATKLADGNKAEPGKPAAAVRDRVNRAAGDVRSGIESSAQQARDAVKKLTGADKSAKAEKSDSTAKPKAKTKTKDAA, from the coding sequence ATGCAACGACCCACTCGACGCCGGGCTGCCGGTGCCGCCGCCACCACCCTGACCGCATGTTCACTGTTCGCGGCGGCCACGCTGCCCGCCGCGGCGATGACGGTGACGTTCATCCGGCACGCGGAGTCCCAAGGCAACGCTTCCGGATACATCGACACCAGTACGCCCGGCCCGCACCTGACCAATGACCAGGTGAACCAGAACGGCGGTCCGAACGGTCAGCAGCAGGCGATCGACTGGGCGAACACCCAATGCCCTACCGCCGAGTGCACCAAGTACGACGCGCTGTACGCCTCGACCATGATTCGCACCCAGGAGACCGCCGCGCCGTTCGCCGCCAAGCGCGGTCTGCCCGTCACGGTCCTGGGTACGTTCGATCCGGACAACCCACAGCGGAACTCCGGCGTGCAGGAGATCAGCGCCGGCATCTTCGAGGGCCTGCCCGAAAGCGAAGGCATCGGCCGCATCGGCTACATCCTGGCCCCGCTGGCCTGGACCATGGGCCTGCAGTTCGTCCCCATCCCCGGCGGGGAGAACGGTCTCGAGTTCAACGAGCGCGTGACGAACGCCCTCGAGGACGTTGAGTCGGACACCACCGACACCAACGGTGACGGGGAGATCGACGCGGCGGTGTTCTCGCACGGCGCCACGATCATGATGTGGACGATGATGAACGTCGACAACCCGAACCTGTTGCTGATCGTGCAGCATCCGCTGAACAACACCGACACCGTGGTCGTCGAGAAGAACGACGACGGCAGCTGGACCCTCAAGGAATGGGCCGGCCAGGAGGTCGGCCCCGCGAACTACCCGACGCAGATGTTCGTCAACGTGCGTGACCTGATCGTGGCTCCGCAGAAGGCGATCTACAACATGCGCATTCCTGTTCTCTCGCTGGATGCGCAGGGCATCGTGACCACCGGCGCGCAGGGCATCCAGGACGTCGCCGAGGCGGGAGTCAAGTTCGTCAAGGACTCGGTGACCGACACGGTCAACGCGATCACCGGCATCCCCGGCTCACTGGGCCAGTCCACGTCGCAGGTGTCGAAGCTCAGCACCCCGAAGGCTGTCACCGAAACCGCCGCCCCTTCGATCGAGGCCACCACCGCAGACACCAAGGCCGCAGTCGAGACCGTCAGCGAGAACGCCCAATCGGTCCTCGAGAAGACCACCGAGCCGATCAAGGCCAAGATCGCCTCGGCCCGCACCGCCAACGGCGCCACCAAGCTGGCCGACGGCAACAAGGCGGAACCGGGCAAACCCGCCGCCGCGGTCCGCGACCGCGTCAACCGGGCCGCCGGCGATGTCCGCAGCGGCATCGAATCATCGGCCCAGCAGGCGCGTGACGCGGTGAAGAAGCTGACCGGAGCGGACAAGTCCGCAAAGGCCGAGAAATCCGACAGCACGGCCAAGCCCAAGGCCAAGACCAAGACGAAGGACGCCGCCTGA
- a CDS encoding histidine phosphatase family protein gives MNRRRGARYRKLLGSVALAFLAFFLAMPVAHAAEVMRVTFVRHAQSEGNASGLIDTKTPGPVLTPLGQQQAQAVADKLGDNNYDAIYASTMVRTQLTAAPMSQRLGLPIQVLPGLQEIEAGVFEGTPEANAASGYGLYPIAWALPGAIPQIPFDKSTYMPGTNLNGYVFDERVRGALQTMYDNGDRNAVVFSHGGTIMFWTLMNVNNLTMMEKLQLLQTAQLNNTDYVVIEGNNEDGWTLVNWNGKQFSPEPTFEHEVKLQFRTLSRQLTAAAEQVKEAFKTGDFVTIATAINRSVADASFSVTKFSRAINAEIIKRTTKVIPTSTGDLQDKVSTEVENIKTSLNLTKESIEQKAASAPESSAPESASATTKLADKEVADSGVKSKLKTDGIVKPRGATDLSDGNKALPGVTKSLSRTGEKVQTAVNEAHDRVSSSIKKFGDAVKKATGQPSKAAGDNDGAGSDTAAKKDAA, from the coding sequence ATGAACCGCCGCAGAGGTGCACGGTATCGAAAACTCCTGGGGAGTGTCGCCTTGGCATTCCTCGCCTTCTTCCTGGCCATGCCCGTCGCTCACGCCGCCGAGGTCATGCGTGTGACGTTCGTGCGTCACGCACAGTCCGAGGGCAACGCCTCCGGCCTGATCGACACCAAGACACCGGGTCCGGTGCTCACTCCCCTGGGCCAGCAGCAGGCCCAGGCCGTGGCCGACAAACTGGGTGACAACAACTACGACGCCATCTATGCCTCGACGATGGTCCGCACTCAGTTGACCGCCGCACCGATGTCGCAGCGCCTGGGCCTCCCGATCCAGGTGCTGCCCGGCCTCCAGGAGATCGAGGCCGGCGTCTTCGAGGGCACGCCGGAGGCGAACGCCGCCAGCGGATACGGCCTGTATCCGATCGCTTGGGCGCTGCCGGGCGCCATCCCGCAGATCCCGTTCGACAAGAGCACGTACATGCCGGGCACCAACCTCAACGGCTACGTGTTCGACGAACGGGTCAGAGGCGCGTTGCAGACCATGTACGACAACGGCGATCGCAACGCCGTGGTGTTCTCACACGGCGGGACCATCATGTTCTGGACGTTGATGAACGTCAACAACCTCACCATGATGGAGAAGCTCCAACTGCTCCAGACAGCTCAGTTGAACAACACCGATTACGTCGTGATCGAGGGCAACAACGAGGACGGCTGGACGCTGGTGAACTGGAACGGCAAGCAGTTCAGCCCGGAACCAACCTTCGAGCACGAGGTGAAACTCCAGTTCCGCACGTTGTCCCGTCAACTGACCGCCGCCGCCGAGCAGGTCAAGGAGGCCTTCAAGACCGGCGACTTCGTGACGATCGCGACGGCGATCAACCGTAGCGTGGCCGACGCATCCTTCTCGGTCACCAAGTTCAGCCGGGCGATCAACGCGGAGATCATCAAGCGGACCACCAAGGTGATCCCGACCAGCACCGGGGATCTGCAGGACAAGGTGTCCACCGAGGTCGAGAACATCAAGACCTCGCTCAACCTGACCAAGGAGAGCATCGAGCAGAAGGCCGCCTCCGCCCCGGAGTCCTCTGCCCCGGAGTCCGCCTCGGCCACAACCAAACTGGCCGACAAAGAAGTCGCCGACAGCGGCGTGAAGTCGAAGCTCAAGACCGACGGCATCGTCAAGCCCCGCGGTGCGACCGACCTGTCCGACGGCAACAAGGCGCTGCCGGGCGTCACGAAGTCGCTCAGCCGTACCGGCGAGAAGGTTCAGACCGCCGTCAACGAAGCGCACGACCGGGTGTCATCGTCGATCAAGAAGTTCGGCGACGCGGTCAAGAAGGCAACCGGCCAGCCCAGCAAGGCAGCCGGCGACAACGACGGCGCCGGCAGCGACACCGCCGCCAAGAAGGACGCCGCCTGA
- a CDS encoding histidine phosphatase family protein, translated as MEERSKMSYLRRSGIRATITGIGLMLLAFLLAIPAAHAAEVMRITFIRHGESTANAANVADSSVPGPVLTEKGQQQARDIVKVLGDNNYDAIYASTMVRTQLTAAPMAQYLGLPIQVVPGLQEIEAGIYEGTPESDAVKGYLQAPLKWLQGDLDARIPGSINGREFDARMDGAIQTMYDNGDRNVAAFSHGGAIMFWVFLNAENADPMWLMTNPLRNTGYVVVEGNPEDGWRVVNWNGTEIGPETPFRVEAFRQLRTLSRQLQQAADGVVQSFETRDPAAIATAINRGLADAGFSVTKFNRAITADIVKRIDKAIPKKEDAATDDVQAPEPAVTQVQSELKARSAATDLSDGNKAVPGAAKALKRSGDKAKPSVADARERVKSSMEKAGDAVRKAVAKASHADSGNKRKVKSEG; from the coding sequence TTGGAGGAACGTAGCAAGATGAGTTATCTCAGACGCTCGGGTATCCGAGCGACGATTACCGGCATCGGATTGATGCTACTGGCATTTCTCCTGGCCATCCCTGCTGCGCACGCCGCGGAAGTCATGCGCATCACGTTCATCCGCCACGGAGAATCAACAGCGAATGCTGCGAACGTGGCCGATTCTTCGGTCCCAGGGCCGGTGCTCACCGAGAAAGGTCAGCAACAGGCGCGCGACATCGTCAAAGTGCTGGGCGACAACAACTATGACGCGATCTATGCCTCGACGATGGTCCGTACCCAACTGACCGCCGCCCCGATGGCCCAGTACTTGGGCCTACCCATCCAGGTCGTTCCCGGCCTACAGGAAATAGAGGCCGGCATTTATGAAGGAACGCCCGAATCCGATGCCGTCAAGGGCTACCTTCAGGCACCTCTGAAATGGTTGCAGGGGGACCTGGACGCACGAATCCCAGGCTCGATCAACGGCCGGGAATTCGACGCCCGCATGGACGGCGCAATTCAGACGATGTATGACAATGGAGACCGTAACGTAGCCGCATTCTCGCATGGCGGTGCGATCATGTTCTGGGTTTTCTTGAATGCCGAAAATGCGGACCCCATGTGGCTGATGACCAATCCACTGAGAAATACCGGTTACGTGGTGGTCGAGGGCAATCCCGAGGACGGCTGGCGCGTCGTCAACTGGAACGGGACCGAGATCGGCCCTGAAACTCCGTTCCGGGTCGAGGCGTTCCGGCAACTGCGCACGCTGTCGAGACAGCTGCAGCAGGCGGCAGATGGCGTGGTGCAATCCTTCGAAACCCGCGATCCGGCGGCTATCGCCACCGCGATCAACCGCGGACTGGCCGACGCCGGCTTCTCCGTGACCAAGTTCAACCGCGCGATCACCGCGGACATCGTCAAACGCATCGACAAGGCGATTCCGAAGAAGGAGGATGCGGCAACCGATGATGTTCAGGCACCCGAACCGGCTGTCACCCAGGTGCAGTCGGAGCTCAAGGCGCGTTCTGCGGCAACGGATCTCAGCGATGGAAACAAGGCTGTGCCCGGTGCGGCGAAGGCACTGAAGCGCTCGGGCGACAAGGCGAAGCCCTCAGTCGCGGACGCTCGAGAGCGGGTCAAGTCCTCGATGGAGAAGGCCGGAGACGCAGTCCGAAAGGCCGTCGCCAAGGCGTCACATGCCGATTCCGGCAACAAGCGCAAGGTCAAATCAGAAGGCTGA